The following proteins come from a genomic window of Sardina pilchardus chromosome 1, fSarPil1.1, whole genome shotgun sequence:
- the zbtb45 gene encoding zinc finger and BTB domain-containing protein 45, whose translation MTSGETVHYIHLHNSSQSVLEALRSQRREGLFCDVTVRIHDASLRAHACVLAAGSPFFQDKLLLGHSEISVPPLVPAETVKQLVDFLYSGSLVVLQSQALCILTAASILQIKTVIDECTQIISQKRGVVGGGAGGAGGGGGGGSGGGGASGGGGGGLPTGGVLPKQEERGGSKGRDSVGASSSGSGCFAGFANFGMGDCSAAGGLGANMGGGVVATSQSGPNPLDPPTSMGMISLGDMGPGAMCRADALVSTAGSGILKQNSSCAQDMRYKLRDLLAQPGDGSVGGGSVSASSDCGSAPSTCGSAVGGADGSVGVGGGGGGMGRDGMRSNMSDLGSVGEDLVVGMERYSEEEDMEGQDRGRDGDRERGVSHSRKQRQPLRLQVLGGEEVVVKDEGVQEADGSLFGLDQGRQGADHDAAQQMATFGQEGVFYDEQGVFSESFWPQTEPPQSMSFNPRGRVNKPLSPPTSAQSINNQLLFQYPVSQSQPSSFYVGAPMVIDSMAGAETNQTAQPPAPLTPAPQATAGACSTGPSPSSQGSETSFDCTHCGKSLRSRKNYSKHMFIHSGQKPHQCSICWRSFSLRDYLLKHMVVHTGVRAFQCAVCAKRFTQKSSLNVHMRTHRVERTFSCPVCHRAFTHRTLLERHALQHGHGGAHVSPKPPGSGGGMAGANPGMGGGSVPGHGSST comes from the exons ATGACCTCAGGTGAGACCGTGCACTACATCCACCTCCACAACTCCAGCCAGTCGGTGCTGGAGGCGTTGCGCTCGCAGCGCCGCGAGGGCCTCTTCTGTGACGTGACGGTGCGCATCCACGACGCCTCGCTGCGGGCGCACGCCTGCGTGCTGGCCGCCGGCAGCCCCTTCTTCCAGGACAAGCTGCTGCTGGGCCACTCGGAGATCTCGGTGCCGCCGCTGGTGCCGGCCGAGACGGTCAAGCAGCTGGTGGACTTCCTGTACAGCGGCTCGCTGGTGGTGCTCCAGTCGCAGGCGCTCTGCATCCTCACGGCCGCCAGCATCCTGCAGATCAAGACGGTCATCGACGAGTGCACCCAGATCATCTCGCAGAAGCGCGGCGTGGTGGGCGGAGGAGCGGGAGGAGCCGGCGGGGGCGGCGGGGGCGGCAGCGGGGGCGGCGGTGCGtcgggcggcggaggaggaggcctgCCCACGGGCGGGGTCCTGCCCAAGCAAGAGGAGCGAGGGGGGAGCAAGGGCAGGGATAGCGTCGGggccagcagcagtggcagcggcTGTTTCGCCGGCTTCGCCAACTTCGGCATGGGCGACTGCAGCGCGGCGGGCGGCCTCGGCGCCAACATGGGGGGCGGCGTGGTGGCCACCAGCCAGAGCGGGCCCAACCCGCTGGACCCGCCCACCTCCATGGGCATGATCTCCCTGGGCGACATGGGGCCCGGGGCCATGTGCCGGGCGGACGCCCTGGTCTCCACGGCCGGCTCGGGCATCCTGAAGCAGAACTCCAGCTGCGCCCAGGACATGCGCTACAAGCTCCGAGACCTGCTGGCACAGCCCGGCGACGGCAGCGTGGGCGGGGGCAGCGTGAGCGCCAGCAGCGACTGCGGCAGCGCCCCCTCCACCTGCGGCTCGGCCGTGGGCGGCGCGGACGGCAGCGTTGGcgttggcggcggcggcggcggcatggGCAGAGACGGCATGCGCAGCAACATGTCCGACCTGGGCTCGGTGGGCGAGGACCTGGTGGTGGGCATGGAGCGCtacagcgaggaggaggacatggaggGGCAGGACCGCGGGCGAGACGGAGACCGGGAGAGGGGAGTAAGCCATAGCCGCAAGCAGAGGCAACCACTCAGGTTACAG GTgcttggaggagaggaggtggtggtgaaggaCGAGGGGGTCCAGGAAGCAGACGGCAGCCTGTTTGGCCTTGACCAGGGCAGGCAGGGGGCAGACCACGACGCAGCCCAGCAGATGGCCACCTTTGGTCAG GAGGGGGTTTTCTATGATGAGCAGGGCGTGTTTTCGGAGAGCTTCTGGCCACAGACGGAACCACCTCAGTCCATGAGTTTTAATCCTCGAGGGCGAGTCAACAAGCCGCTCTCCCCGCCGACCTCAGCGCAGTCCATCAACAATCAG CTGCTTTTCCAGTACCCGGTCAGCCAGTCGCAGCCCTCGTCCTTCTACGTGGGCGCCCCCATGGTGATTGACAGCATGGCCGGGGCGGAGACCAATCAGACGGCCCAGCCGCCGGCCCCcctcacccccgccccccaggCCACGGCCGGGGCCTGCTCCACGgggccctccccctcctcccaggGATCCGAGACGTCGTTCGACTGCACCCACTGCGGGAAGTCCTTGCGCTCCAGGAAGAACTACAGCAAGCACATGTTCATTCACTCTG GCCAAAAGCCTCACCAGTGCAGCATCTGCTGGCGCTCCTTCTCCCTGCGCGACTACCTCCTGAAGCACATGGTGGTGCACACGGGCGTGCGCGCCTTCCAGTGCGCCGTCTGCGCCAAGCGCTTCACGCAGAAGAGCTCGCTCAACgtgcacatgcgcacgcaccgCGTGGAGCGCACCTTCTCCTGCCCCGTGTGCCACCGCGCCTTCACCCACCGCACGCTGCTGGAGCGCCACGCCCTGCAGCACGGCCACGGCGGCGCCCACGTCTCGCCCAAGCCGCCGGGCAGCGGCGGAGGCATGGCCGGCGCCAACCCCGGCATGGGCGGCGGCAGCGTACCGGGGCACGGCTCCTCTACCTAG
- the slc8b1 gene encoding mitochondrial sodium/calcium exchanger protein: MKHLILTSFLAVALCGSHHVACLESSQWGGTSQHLWNNVSVIGTQPLLGIVKGTADECDVVMNLSANQRCEFVKSTPDCSQEDGFINYPRFTFCQFSPRLLPLAITIYAVWLLFLFLALGLAASKFFCPNLSAISSTLRLTHNVAGVTFLALGNGAPDVFSAMAAFSRPQTAGLAIGALFGAGIFVTTVVAGCVALVKPFTVASRPFLRDMIFYMAAVFWTFTILFKGHIYLAEALGYICLYMVYVATVLISAYIYNYRKRSINGPTPSHTPDLLTGDDDYAESLNKSIQTYGDDEEYQPMLPHTLSTSQIFLGSLKPVDSRKWRRKSWAWRLLKVVKIPLEVLLLLTVPVVDPDKEDHNWNRPLNSLHLITGPLVCILTFNSGKYGMYHIQGEFPVWALVVLLGVFLAAIVFCSTTNEQPPPYHFLFSLLGFVVSALWINTAASEVVSVLHMLGIVFSLSNTVLGLTLLAWGNSIGDLFSDTLIARQGYPRMAISACFGGIIFNMLFGVGLGCLLQMFGGHHEVKFEPEGLLCWILSGALGLSLVLSFVLVPLQCFHLSRAYAVFLIVFYCVFLLVALLTEFGKIHFGGL; the protein is encoded by the exons ATGAAACATCTGATCCTAACGTCGTTTTTAGCAGTTGCCTTGTGTGGTTCACACCATGTTGCGTGTTTGGAGTCTAGTCAGTGGGGAGggacatctcagcatttatggAACAACGTGAGTGTCATTGGAACGCAACCCTTATTGGGAATTGTGAAGGGGACCGCCGACGAA TGCGATGTTGTTATGAACTTGAGTGCCAACCAGCGCTGCGAGTTTGTCAAAAGCACCCCTGACTGTAGCCAAGAGGATGGCTTCATCAACTACCCTCGCTTCACCTTTTGCCAGTTTTCTCCCAGACTCCTGCCCCTGGCCATCACCATCTAT GCTGTATGGCTGCTGTTCTTGTTCCTGGCGCTCGGACTTGCTGCCTCAAAATT CTTCTGCCCAAATCTGTCTGCTATTTCCTCCACACTAAGGCTGACGCACAACGTTGCT GGAGTGACCTTTCTGGCGCTGGGGAACGGCGCCCCTGATGTCTTCAGCGCCATGGCTGCCTTCTCGCGACCCCAGACCGCTGGACTGGCCATTGGGGCGCTTTTTG GCGCTGGGATATTTGTGACCACCGTAGTGGCCGGCTGCGTGGCTCTGGTGAAGCCCTTCACGGTGGCCTCCAGGCCCTTTCTACGGGACATGATCTTCTACATGGCAGCGGTCTTCTGGACCTTCACCATCCTCTTCAAAGGTCACATATACCTGGCAGAGGCACTGG GGTACATTTGCCTGTATATGGTGTACGTTGCCACTGTCCTGATAAGTGCCTACATCTACAACTATCGGAAGCGCTCCATCAATGGGCCGACTCcgtcacacacaccag ATTTGCTGACTGGTGACGATGACTACGCTGAGAGTCTCAACAAGAGCATACAAACGTATGGTGATG ATGAGGAGTATCAGCCTATGCTTCCGCACACGCTCTCCACCAGTCAGATCTTCCTGGGCTCCCTGAAGCCCGTGGACagcaggaagtggaggaggaagtCCTGGGCCTGGAGGCTCCTGAAGGTGGTGAAG ATTCCCCTGGAAGTGTTGCTGCTCCTAACCGTGCCTGTAGTGGACCCAGATAAAGAGGACCACAACTGGAACAGACCCCTCAACTCCCTCCACCTCATCACTGGGCCTCTAGTGTGCATCCTTACCTTTAATTCAGGAAAGT ATGGCATGTACCATATACAGGGCGAGTTCCCTGTCTGGGCCCTGGTGGTGTTGTTAGGCGTTTTCTTGGCTGCTATAGTCTTCTGCTCCACCACCAACGAGCAGCCGCCACCATACCACTTT CTGTTCTCTCTGCTGGGCTTCGTGGTGAGTGCCCTGTGGATCAACACGGCCGCCTCCGAGGTGGTCAGTGTGCTGCACATGTTGGGCATCGTCTTCAGCCTCAGCAACACCGTGCTGGGCCTCACACTACTGGCCTGGGGCAACAGCATcggag ACTTGTTCTCCGACACCCTGATCGCTCGCCAGGGTTATCCTCGCATGGCCATATCGGCCTGTTTCGGAGGAATCATCTTCA ACATGCTGTTTGGCGTAGGTTTGGGCTGCTTACTGCAGATGTTTGGTGGCCATCACGAAGTAAAG tttGAGCCGGAGGGCCTCCTGTGTTGGATCCTGTCGGGAGCGCTGGGCCTGAGTCTGGTGTTGTCCTTCGTGCTGGTGCCGCTGCAGTGCTTCCACCTGAGCCGCGCCTACGCCGTCTTCCTCATCGTCTTCTACTGCGTCTTCCTGCTGGTGGCGCTGCTCACCGAGTTCGGGAAGATCCACTTCGGCGGCCTGTGA